CTTACTTTTttatttgattgaaattaaatgtttttaaagtaattttatttttcttgttattttggatatCAACTCTGGACACAAACTTGACCATTAATTTATCTCACTATATGTTAGTAATATATTGATATGACAGGTTTTTAATTATCAGTCCTATTAATACCATTTTACATGACAAATCCAATTACCCTTTTTTTATTGTAGCATAATCTAAATCTTACTAGGATAGATTGCAATCATTCTAAATTATCATTaaagaaaaacagagggagtatcataGATCACTACCTATGTTATTTCTTTATGAAACATAAGACACTTCAGGCAAGGAGATCTCTGAAGATTATGTTGCTGAATTTATGTTATAGTGGTGGGAAAAGGGGCTCATGACCCTATATGTAAGGCCTGCATGACAATGCAGTCTGCAGAATTTTTGCACACTATCAAATTGTCATGTAATTTCTATacttttctaaagaaaaacagatgagctattatacaaatttattttttagttttttggCAATAAATTGACAGATGGGTTTTGGGGATGGAgctgcaaatagccacaaataCCTTACCGAAAAGAAACATGTAGATAAAATTTCCCACTTTTAGGAGGTATGCAATTGTGgataaaatgagaaaaaaaaagaaaaggaaagggacTATAATCCTTCTGGAGTGATGCCGTTcacctactccctctgtcccaacaAGAatcaatgaatctggacaaacacttgtccagattcattgtcctAGGATAGGTTATACTAAGTTgattctttttgggacggaaggagtaaaaTACAAATTCATTCTTGATTGCTAGATTTGATGTTACACTACGGAAACATAAAGGCTTGGCTTGCTGAGATTCTTATCCTACTGTTTTCAATGACCTTCTTTTGTTATCTATGAGGCAGATGCACTCTACACTGTCTGCGTGGAAGCCTATCAACCCCCAAATGTTTGTCGTTAGCAGCCTTGTTTGTCTGGGTAAGTCTCACGTagcttcttctttttctgttaACAAAAAGCAAGCTATGGAGTTGAAATGCTGTTGGAATTTTTCTTTCTCAAACTGTGATACCAACTGGATTATACCATTATTATCTGTTTACTCTCTTCCTTGGAGTGCTATGGCAGCACAGCAAGGAACAGAATAAACGAATGAGGTGCAGCGCCGCACTGCTGCCACCACTTCACCGTGTGGGGGTACTGTCTAGTGCTGAGATGTCACTTCACTGATAAAAAGATCATAGGTTCTTCTTGATTGAGGAATTAAAAATACTTCTATATTGCCATAAGTAGTGGAGCCAAGTACAGCCTTTTGCACTGTGCTCTTTTGGTCTAGTGCTATCATATTTGCTTGACATTTTGTGCAAGTAAAAATACTGTAGTCAAGTACACCTTGGCAGCATTTTTCTACTCCTAATGCCATAATATTTGCTTGACACAGCTGATTTAGTGGAACCTCATAACTGTTGGCTGTAACTAATGGTAACTTATCTGTGATGTAGACTAGCAGTGCACCTTTAGCTTGGTGTGCTGACTTGTCACTAGTGGTCAGGACAGGCGTGCAAGGTCAGCTGTGAGTTATCATTGTATTTCTTAGACGAATATTTCTTCAGCTGTTTTGTAACAGGTAATTCTCCACTAGTCACAGAAGATTAAAATTGCTTATCAATATTGTTCTGCTTCGCTAATCGGTTTGTATAACCCTTACACACCATAAGCACTTTCCACTTCCATGCAGACAGTGATGTTTTCTGTTTGCTGTCAAAATTGTTATTGGGTAAAAAGGAGACACCCACTGAGCCAGAAGATGCACAATGGTAAGCTACCTGATCTAACTTTTTTATGACTAAGTTGCCTGAATTCATATTGGTGGGAAGATCATTGTGGGACAATGCAGGTAGGAAATCAGATATTCAGATCATGACAGGGTGACTCTAGAGGAAGCCATGCCCCAAAGAATCTCTATTAGATCAATGTGTCGCTGCTTGATTGAGTATGAGTCAGCTCACAAGATTACACTCAATGTGAATTTTGGCtatcttttttgtttctttgaaATTGATTTCAATTCCGTTTATCAGTGGTGTGGTCAATGGCCAATAGATACTGATATCATAGGTTGCTCCAATCAGTAAATGCTGATAATTTTCAATAGGTTCCTCCAATCCGTAAATGCTGATATTTTTCATCTTCCAGAATAATATTTCATTATTCAATTACCGTATCCTGATGCACATTTCACTTGTTCACCCAGCTCCAGAACTTTGGCAGCAGTCAGTTAACTCCAGTCGTTATTGAACTTCCTTTGTCTGTACTAGTTTTCTGAAAATTGGCCGTTTCATGTTGCACTCAAATCCAAAAGTATGTTTTTTTGGTTGACGATCTGCACTAGCTATGGTCAAGTTTTATGACTTTATCTCTTTATTCGAGTGTTTGATTGACAAAATGTGTGAAATGTTACAGATCTAAGATCTAACTAGACATCCAGTGACCGTATTTCCTGCATTTCTTGCTTTGCAGAAGGTGAACAAACAGATTTGCTGCTCAAATTCAGAGCACTTGGCAGTTCGCACAAGTGAAAGAGGTTGTTGCTGGTTCAGGTAATCAGGTCCCAGTTTTGGGCCGTATATGAGCCCCTGACAAGTTGTCGACATCGATGAGAGATCTTTCCATTTCAGTTCTTCAAGCACTCTACCCGCTTGGGAAACATCAGTCTGGTTCAGTTTGCTGTCAAAACTACCCATATCAAAATTTAGTAATGCCAAACTttgatattattaaatttcaGTTTTGTATGTATTTGGTTTGTGCCCTCACCAAATTTTCAAGTGTTTTTATGAGAGGAAACTTCTGAAAATTCTGAAGCTGGGTAGAGTGGCATTAGTATGAATATGTTTAGCCAGCATTTGGTAATATCGAAATTTAGAATGGATGAAAGCGGTAACAACTAACAAACCGAACAAGCCCATGGTCCCAACTCCCAAACCTTCATGAGTGAAGAAAGGGAATAGTAATTTGTAAAAAATGTATTGACTGCTGGTGAGGATATCTTGTTCTGAATGCCTGACACCAATTGCACGCCTATGCTTACCTGCACTGAAATGCGACATGACAAGGCGTTCTTGATGAAGCACAGGATGAGAAACACAAGAATGCAGGACAGCTGATGGCATGCTGTCCAGCGCAAACTGTCAGTACGCACCCAGATAATGGTATTTTCGTAACATCAATAAACCAGAAAAAAATTCAAGCTATCTGCAAAACATAgttgaaaataattttaaaaaatggattttcATCCTTAAAGAGACATTCACTTGTTTCTTGTAATTGTATGCCacctaaatagtcataaaaaatttaaaacatttaacaacatagattaatatgaaaatatatcactccacaaatatgtaaGGTCAAATTTAGTTACAAGTTGCAATAAGAGAACAATAAACTATTAACTAAAATAGTTAATGTACATTCGCAGTTATATTTATTATAActtataaaagttaaatttaaacttgcatgtttgtggaatgatatatttcatattaatctattttatcaattttttaaaaaatatttaggtGAAATGTAAAAAAGAGGGAATATCTACTCAGAGAATAAAAACACTTTCAAAAAAAGAGTATGAAATTATGCGCGTGGACAACATTATGAAAGGAATAAAGTTAAGTAGGAAACCTGAATGCAAACGTGGTTGCGTGGCATTGGCAGCAGCTCCTCTCAGTCCTTACCAACCAGAGCATCATCACCTCTACATCTCCATTTTCACAGTACTGGAGATATGTTCTCAACAACCTAAAAGTAACTTTCGCTCTATTGATGGAACTTAAGGGGGTATTTAGATCTAGCGGCGTAAAGTTTGGcgtaaagttttgacgtgtcacatcgggtattatatagggtgttgcaTAGGGtattcggacactaataaaaaaaactaattacagaatccgtaggtaaacagcgagacgaatttattaagcctaattaatccgtcattagcaaatatttactgtagtacTACACTGTCAAATCATGtagtaattaggtttaaaagatttgtcttgcaaattagtcataatctgtgcaattagttattttttttagtctatatttaatactttatgcaggtgttcaaacgttcgatgtgacagggtgcaAAATTTcggggtgggatctaaacatagCCTAAAAACAGAACATTCACAACATCAAATTACATCTGCAGAGAGATCGCTCGCTACATGGATTGTCGTGCGAAAAGCTAGACCAAACGGAGTGTCGGTACACCACGACAGTGCACGAATGGTGGGAAGCGACAACAAACATGGAGAATGTGCCAAAACGCATGTGCTCCTAGgagatttggaaggaaagaaaCGAGAAAATCTTTCAATACAATGAGCTCTCATCTATAGTTTTATTGGCAAAAATTAAAGAGAAGTCAAAACATAGGCGCTAGTAAGAGCCAGTGTCTATTTGTTTTGCTGTTTAAGGATAACCCTTTTACAACTTTTTCATGTCAACACCTGTACAGAAATTTACTTCAATTCTATTCAATTGAAATTAGCAACTTGCCGATTcactaaaaaaaaacatttacagGATATAAGCAAATATCTCAATCTAGATACAACCATGTAGAGGCAACAGTTTATGTTGCTTACAGCCACAGATCACAGGCTCAAGCAAAGAATCTCAATTAAATAAAGAAGCAAATAAAGTGACCAAAATGGGTCCATGCAATGATGGGTACAGACTACCAATGGAGTAAACAACAGCCAATATTGCATCTGCTTTGCACAGCCACAGGGACCTGGAACTCTGGAAgatagctgctgctgctgcttcttctcctCCATTGCCATCTATCACCTCACCTGAGCTGAAATCAAGAACTGGATCTAGGAGAAGGTCATGGTTCCAAGGATACTCATCGTTCTCCTGGTTGTGCTGCTTGGATTGGCATTCCAGGCAATTCTCCGGCCACCACCTCAAAAATTGTGTGGCTCACCCGGTGGACCTCCTGTGACATCTCCAAGAATCAAGCTCAGAGATGGAAGATATCTTGCTTACAGAGAAGATGGAGTTCAGAAAGACAAGGCCAAGTTCAAGATCATCAGTGTCCATGCGTTTGATTCCACCAAGGACTTCCCCTTGCAGGTTTCTAAGGTAAATGCAAACATCACGAACAGTtagatttgagaaaaaaaagtcatCTTTTTTTGTCCATGTTTTCTTTTAGATTTTTCATGCTTTTCTGAATTGATTGCTTAGTTTGTCTGTCGAAATTCAGGAACTGGTGCATGAACTGGGAATCTACATTGTTGGTTTCGACAGAGCAGGGTATGGGGAAAGTGATCCGAATCCTAAGAGGGATGTGAAGAGTGAGGCTTTGGATATTGAGGAGCTTGCTGACCAGCTCGAGCTTGGACACAAGTTCTATGTGTTGGGAGTGTCCATGGGAGGATACTCAATTTGGGGATGCCTTCAGTACATACCAAACAGGTAAAGACTGAAACTGCAATAAGTAATAATGCTAAAATGGTAGTAGTGCTCTCGGTCAAAAACCATATGTGGCTTGACATTTTCTCGGTTAAACTTTTGAAACTATAACTATCATTAAAAATTTTGATACTACTACTTAATTTAGAAATATAAAAATGACATGTGTGGATTAAAATTTCTTTCATAAATCTTATACTActaattactctctccgtcccaaaaaataaGTACTTTTGGACCTTGACATAGTCTCCAAGATGCTACTTTGATCAATAATatagatattttaaataaaaagagttgtatattataatattttgtttaataataaatctagtaacatcaattttacattattgaacttttttattattttgctattaatagtcaaattaaaaatatttgatttgtcactatgctaaaaatgtttatattttgggacggagggagtagattttaTAAACTCGTCCTAACAAAAAAGTGTGATCAACGTCGCACCGTACAGACCCAAAAAAACTGATATTCGCAACTCTTCACTATATATACTGTGTACCTATGTGCAGGCTTGCAGGAGCTGCCATGGTTGTGCCAATTATCAACTACTGGTGGCCTTCATTCCCAGCTGAGCTATCCAGGCAAGCCTTCAAGAGGCTCATCGTGCCAGAGCAGAGGACACTCTGGATTGCACACAACATGCCATCTTTGCTCTACCAGTGGATGACCCAAAAGTGGCTCCCTTCTTCTGCGGCAGCCATGCGCCACCCTGAAATATTCAGCAAGCATGATTTGGAGGTTCTTCAGAAGATGATGGCAATGCCTCTCATTGAGGTAAAATCAGATTGTTTAACCCTTATGAACCACCACTTATGCGTTTTTAAGAATGGTTTTGAATGAATTTTGCATTATTATAGTAGATTTCAAAAAATCGCTTGATTTACACTAATGTGGTCCAGTTTgggtacatgaaaaaaaaaatcaagaagagAAAATAAACTGAAAAGTGGAACATGTTATATGCAAATTAACCTAAAATAATACTATCGCAAACCATAAATACCACTATCggtttagatttgtttttttaaagagcAATTGTTTGGAATgttgacatatatatatcactGATTGCTTCTTGATTTTTCAGAATAAATCTAGGCAGCAAGGCATTTATGAATCAACACATCGTGATTTGCTTGTTGCTTTTGGAAAGTGGGAGTTTGATCCAATGAATATTACCAATCC
This genomic window from Oryza sativa Japonica Group chromosome 12, ASM3414082v1 contains:
- the LOC4351521 gene encoding uncharacterized protein isoform X2 → MEDILLTEKMEFRKTRPSSRSSVSMRLIPPRTSPCRFLSLSVEIQELVHELGIYIVGFDRAGYGESDPNPKRDVKSEALDIEELADQLELGHKFYVLGVSMGGYSIWGCLQYIPNRLAGAAMVVPIINYWWPSFPAELSRQAFKRLIVPEQRTLWIAHNMPSLLYQWMTQKWLPSSAAAMRHPEIFSKHDLEVLQKMMAMPLIENKSRQQGIYESTHRDLLVAFGKWEFDPMNITNPFPQNEGSVHIWQGYEDRLVLVELQRYIAQRLPWIQYHEFPEGGHMFMLVDGWTDKIIRALLVGEQL
- the LOC4351521 gene encoding uncharacterized protein isoform X1; translation: MVPRILIVLLVVLLGLAFQAILRPPPQKLCGSPGGPPVTSPRIKLRDGRYLAYREDGVQKDKAKFKIISVHAFDSTKDFPLQVSKELVHELGIYIVGFDRAGYGESDPNPKRDVKSEALDIEELADQLELGHKFYVLGVSMGGYSIWGCLQYIPNRLAGAAMVVPIINYWWPSFPAELSRQAFKRLIVPEQRTLWIAHNMPSLLYQWMTQKWLPSSAAAMRHPEIFSKHDLEVLQKMMAMPLIENKSRQQGIYESTHRDLLVAFGKWEFDPMNITNPFPQNEGSVHIWQGYEDRLVLVELQRYIAQRLPWIQYHEFPEGGHMFMLVDGWTDKIIRALLVGEQL